In the Nothobranchius furzeri strain GRZ-AD chromosome 15, NfurGRZ-RIMD1, whole genome shotgun sequence genome, one interval contains:
- the LOC107390574 gene encoding uncharacterized protein isoform X1: protein MDSSQTDKKRATSPTQSTVSAQSYGSKDEPLNFRNAEQSGPNKQRPTSPTQSTVSAQSSRSKDEPLNFRNAEQSGPNKQRPTSPTQSTVSAQSSRSKDEPLNFRNPEQSGPNKQRPTSPTQSTVSAQSSRSKDEPLNFRNAEQSGPNKQRPTSPTQSTVSVQSSRSKDEPLNFRNAEQSEPNKQRPTSPTQSTVSAQSSRSKDEPLNFRNAEQSGPNKQRLTSPTQSTVSAQSSRSKDEPLNFRNPEQSGPNKQRPTSPTQSTVSAQSSRSKDEPLNFRNAEQSEPNKQRPTSPTQSTVSAQSSRSKDEPLNFRNAEQSGPNKQRPTSLTQSTVSAQSSRSKDEPLNFRNPEQSGPNKQRPTSPTQSTVSAQSSRSKDEPLNFRNAEQSGPNKQRPTSPTQSTVSAQSSRSKDEPLNFRNPEQSGLNKQRPTSPTQSTVSAQSSRSKAEPLNFRNAEQSGPNKQRPTSPTQSTVSAQSSRSKDEPLNFRNAQQSGPKKQRPTSPTQSTVSAPNSRSNRVRANATLREIINATKSEIHGKPKLKDTGRKKVLSLYKTEVDQVQTDTELYKTDKNKEPEGELIKSYKDLFADSNNAVRTVLTRGVAGIGKTFQSKLFMVEWANQKSNKDIDIILPLQFDEMNVRREAQSMEDLLNNFFSDAKGPRFSIYDECKVAFVLDGLENCELPLNFKNSDVKDIKEKVSMDVLLTNLIKGNLLPKALLWIISQPSGVQKIPSEYISKITECRETKERRKKLALKLKKRVVKENKHIALKDEVNHPNQKNTEHIIRGKPNDEGTENGKHETTQLKSLTRVKDPAEIFKDENEKKIRTVLTIGEADVGKSYLMQKFITAWCKSDSQRSYFSPFLSWLSQAETNEDILFHFDFLKFNAVKKEKFSLVGLLNHFFAETKHCVISDYTKFNIVFVLDGLEAFQPPLNFDNNEILTDVREPASVDVLLTNLIRGNLLPSAKVWITSRSSADEKRPDIFDRLTEIREKPDITSHKKLKIQLKERFTHVCEGIDQQKISVLLNEIYTDLYIIEGERGDVNTQHEIKQVQDAKFKPAKEEKSIKYCDIFRLDSDNKPIKTVLTIGVAGIGKTFASVKYILDWAESVTNGDYYYIFPLPFRELNLRKEEEHSFEDLLHQFFPAMKTSEITDYDKYKILIILDGFDECRLDLKFNENDIWKDVKKPKSVSVLLSNLIQGHLLPEAQIWITSRPAASNSIPAETVDRLTEVRGFNDEQKEEYFRKRYSDKELAENIWSNVKKSRSIYIMCHIPLFCWITSKVMEDFNQQNEEIKELPKTLTDMYTHFLLLQCRQANVKYDTEEDESSQSCWNTRNKETVLSLGKLAFEALERGDLLFTEENLTDYGIDVTKAVVFSGLFTQIKREEHGVYQHKLFCFVHLSIQEFLAALYVSHSFSCNGDYLFIDHRTADSDLPASEFYKEAVDKATASEHGRWDLFLRFLLGLFVKTNQDLLQELIKRPETYEMNYKETVEYIKTKTKEDTSDPDENLNLFHCLNELNDHSLVNEIKTSIQSEKKEYEQFTHSQWSALTFVLLTSDETLEVFDLKKYLKSEKVLLGMLPVVRVSKSALLSWCELSEESCHGLTSSVLKNASSNLTDLDLSHNDLLDSGVEQLAEGLKSRHCKLEALILSGCQVTEKGCDFLASALKSNKASNLKKLDLSYNHPGENGMRVLNDVAADSHWKLETIRFDHDGPHRLKPGLKKYGADLKHCKQKTCSAGK from the exons TCAAACTGACAAGAAGAGAGCAACTTCACCTACACAGAGCACTGTGTCTGCGCAGAGTTACGGGTCCAAGGATGAACCACTAAACTTCAGGAATGCAGAACAAAG TGGACCTAACAAGCAGAGACCAACTTCACCTACACAGAGCACTGTGTCTGCGCAGAGTTCCAGGTCCAAGGATGAACCACTGAACTTCAGGAATGCAGAACAAAG TGGACCTAACAAGCAGAGACCAACTTCACCTACACAGAGCACTGTGTCTGCGCAGAGTTCCAGGTCCAAGGATGAACCACTGAACTTCAGGAATCCAGAACAAAG TGGACCTAACAAGCAGAGACCAACTTCACCTACACAGAGCACTGTGTCTGCGCAGAGTTCCAGGTCCAAGGATGAACCACTGAACTTCAGGAATGCAGAACAAAG TGGACCTAACAAGCAGAGACCAACTTCACCTACACAGAGCACTGTGTCTGTGCAGAGTTCCAGGTCCAAGGATGAACCACTGAACTTCAGGAATGCAGAACAAAG TGAACCTAACAAGCAGAGACCAACTTCACCTACACAGAGCACTGTGTCTGCGCAGAGTTCCAGGTCCAAGGATGAACCACTAAACTTCAGGAATGCAGAACAAAG TGGACCTAACAAGCAGAGACTAACTTCACCTACACAGAGCACTGTGTCTGCGCAGAGTTCCAGGTCCAAGGATGAACCACTGAACTTCAGGAATCCAGAACAAAG TGGACCTAACAAGCAGAGACCAACTTCGCCTACACAGAGCACTGTGTCTGCACAGAGTTCCAGGTCCAAGGATGAACCACTAAACTTCAGGAATGCAGAACAAAG TGAACCTAACAAGCAGAGACCAACTTCACCTACACAGAGCACTGTGTCTGCGCAGAGTTCCAGGTCCAAGGATGAACCACTAAACTTCAGGAATGCAGAACAAAG TGGACCTAACAAGCAGAGACCAACTTCACTTACACAGAGCACTGTGTCTGCGCAGAGTTCCAGGTCCAAGGATGAACCACTGAACTTCAGGAATCCAGAACAAAG TGGACCTAACAAGCAGAGACCAACTTCGCCTACACAGAGCACTGTGTCTGCACAGAGTTCCAGGTCCAAGGATGAACCACTAAACTTCAGGAATGCAGAACAAAG TGGACCTAACAAGCAGAGACCAACTTCACCTACACAGAGCACTGTGTCTGCGCAGAGTTCCAGGTCCAAGGATGAACCACTGAACTTCAGGAATCCAGAACAAAG TGGACTTAACAAGCAGAGACCAACTTCGCCTACACAGAGCACTGTGTCTGCACAGAGTTCCAGGTCCAAGGCTGAACCACTAAACTTCAGGAATGCAGAACAAAG TGGACCTAACAAGCAGAGACCAACTTCACCTACACAGAGCACTGTGTCTGCGCAGAGTTCCAGGTCCAAGGATGAACCACTGAACTTCAGGAATGCACAACAAAG TGGACCTAAAAAGCAGAGACCAACTTCGCCGACACAGAGCACTGTGTCTGCACCGAATTCCCGGTCCAATAGAGTTCGGGCCAATGCGACATTACGTGAAATAATCAATGCAACAAagtcag AGATCCATGGTAAACCTAAACTTAAAGACACCGGGAGGAAAAAGGTCTTGTCACTATACAAGACTGAAGTGGATCAGGTGCAGACGGACACAGAACTCTACAAGACTGATAAAAACAAAGAACCTGAGGGGGAACTGATAAAATCCTACAAGGATTTATTTGCCGACTCAAACAATGCTGTCCGAACGGTGCTTACAAGAGGGGTGGCAGGAATTGGTAAaacatttcagtcaaagttgttcATGGTTGAATGGGCAAACCAAAAATCCAACAAAGACATCGACATCATACTCCCACTTCAGTTTGATGAGATGAATGTCCGACGAGAAGCTCAAAGCATGGAAGATCTGCTCAATAATTTCTTCAGTGATGCCAAAGGACCAAGATTTTCTATTTATGATGAGTGCAAAGTAGCTTTCGTCCTGGATGGTTTGGAAAACTGTGAACTTCCTCTGAACTTCAAGAACAGTGATGTTAAAGATATCAAGGAGAAAGTATCAATGGATGTGCTGCTAACTAACCTCATCAAAGGAAACCTGCTTCCCAAAGCACTTCTCTGGATCATCTCTCAACCCTCAGGAGTTCAGAAGATTCCTTCTGAATATATCAGTAAAATTACAGAATGTCGAG AAACCAAGGAACGTCGGAAGAAGCTGGCATTAAAACTCAAAAAAAGAGTTGTAAAGGAAAACAAACACATCGCACTGAAGGACGAAGTCAATCACCCTAATCAGAAAAACACAGAGCATATCATCAGAGGAAAACCTAATGATGAGGGCACAGAGAATGGGAAACATGAAACAACTCAGTTAAAATCCTTAACTCGAGTGAAGGATCCGGCTGAAATCTTTAAAGATGAAAATGAGAAGAAAATCAGAACTGTTTTGACCATTGGAGAAGCAGATGTTGGAAAATCCTACCTTATGCAAAAATTTATTACTGCATGGTGCAAAAGTGACAGCCAGCGTTCGTACTTTTCTCCTTTTTTAAGTTGGTTGAGCCAAGCTGAAACAAATGAAGACATTTTGTTTCATTTTGATTTCCTAAAATTCAATgcagtaaaaaaagaaaaattcagtttggtgGGACTTCTTAACCACTTCTTTGCTGAAACCAAGCATTGTGTCATTTCCGATTATACCAAATTCAACATTGTATTTGTCTTGGATGGTCTGGAGGCTTTTCAACCTCCTCTGAACTTTGACAACAATGAGATCTTGACTGATGTCCGAGAGCCAGCCTCTGTGGATGTGTTATTGACAAACCTCATCAGAGGAAACCTGCTCCCATCAGCCAAAGTCTGGATAACCTCCCGATCTTCAGCTGATGAAAAGCGCCCTGACATTTTTGACAGGTTAACAGAAATAAGGG AGAAGCCTGATATTACAAGTCACAAAAAGCTCAAAATTCAACTGAAGGAGCGTTTTACCCACGTATGCGAAGGGATCGATCAGCAGAAAATATCTGTGCTTCTTAATGAGATCTACACAGACCTGTACATCATAGAGGGGGAGAGAGGAGATGTTAATACTCAGCATGAGATCAAACAGGTACAAGATGCAAAGTTCAAACCAGCAAAAGAAGAAAAATCCATCAAATATTGTGACATTTTCAGACTAGACTCTGATAATAAACCCATTAAAACAGTGCTGACAATCGGCGTGGCTGGCATAGGAAAAACGTTTGCTTCAGTGAAGTACATACTGGACTGGGCTGAGAGTGTCACCAATGGAGATTATTATTACATATTTCCACTTCCTTTTCGAGAGCTGAATCTGAGAAAAGAGGAAGAACACAGTTTTGAAGATCTTCTTCATCAGTTCTTCCCAGCTATGAAGACCTCAGAAATTACTGACTATGACAAGTACAAGATTCTAATCATTCTGGATGGTTTCGATGAATGTCGCCTTGATCTTAAGTTCAATGAAAATGATATTTGGAAAGATGTGAAGAAGCCAAAGTCAGTCAGTGTTCTGCTAAGTAATCTCATTCAGGGGCATCTGCTCCCTGAAGCTCAAATCTGGATCACCTCTCGACCAGCAGCATCCAACAGCATCCCTGCTGAGACAGTTGACCGATTGACAGAAGTGAGGGGATTCAATGATGAGCAAAAGGAAGAGTATTTCAGGAAGAGGTACAGTGATAAGGAGCTGGCTGAAAACATCTGGTCAAATGTAAAAAAATCGAGGAGCATTTACATCATGTGTCATATCCCTCTTTTCTGCTGGATAACATCAAAGGTTATGGAGGACTTTAACCAGCAAAATGAAGAGATCAAAGAGCTGCCAAAGACTCTGACTGATATGTACACACATTTCCTCCTGCTGCAGTGCAGACAGGCTAACGTGAAGTATGACACAGAAGAAGACGAGAGTTCTCAGTCATGCTGGAATACAAGAAATAAAGAAACCGTTTTATCTCTGGGGAAACTGGCCTTTGAGGCACTAGAAAGAGGAGACCTTCTCTTCACTGAAGAAAACCTGACAGATTACGGTATTGATGTCACAAAAGCTGTGGTCTTCTCTGGGTTGTTCACCCAGATAAAACGAGAAGAACATGGAGTGTACCAACACAAACTGTTCTGCTTTGTCCATTTAAGCATTCAAGAGTTCTTGGCAGCCCTTTACGTTTCTCATTCATTCAGTTGCAACGGTGATTATCTGTTCATCGATCATAGAACAGCCGACTCAGACCTGCCTGCCTCAGAGTTTTATAAGGAGGCGGTGGATAAGGCTACAGCAAGTGAACATGGTAGATGGGACCTGTTCCTTCGATTCCTGCTTGGCCTCTTTGTGAAAACCAATCAGGATCTACTTCAGGAGCTCATTAAAAGACCTGAAACTTATGAGATGAATTATAAGGAAACAGTTGAGTACATCAAAACCAAGACCAAAGAAGACACCAGTGATCCAGATGAAAACTTAAATCTTTTCCACTGCCTGAACGAGCTGAATGACCACTCTCTTGTTAACGAGATTAAAAcgtcaatccaatcagaaaaaaaggaaTATGAACAATTCACTCACTCACAGTGGTCAGCTCTGACTTTTGTGTTGTTGACATCAGATGAAACGCTTGAAGTGTTTGATCTTAAGAAGTACCTGAAATCAGAGAAAGTTCTTCTAGGAATGCTTCCAGTGGTCCGAGTCTCGAAATctgctct GCTGAGTTGGTGTGAACTCTCTGAAGAATCGTGTCATGGTTTGACATCCTCAGTTCTCAAGAATGCTTCCTCAAACCTCACAGACCTGGACCTGAGTCACAATGATCTACTGGATTCAGGTGTGGAGCAACTAGCTGAAGGACTGAAGAGTCGACACTGCAAACTGGAGGCACTGAT CTTATCAGGTTGCCAGGTGACTGAGAAAGGCTGTGATTTTCTGGCATCAGCACTCAAATCTAACAAAGCCTCCAACTTGAAGAAACTTGATCTGAGCTACAACCATCCAGGAGAAAATGGGATGAGAGTACTCAATGACGTTGCTGCTGACTCTCATTGGAAGCTTGAGACAATACG GTTTGACCACGACGGGCCACATCGGTTAAAGCCCGGGCTGAAGAAAT ATGGTGCAGATCTCAAACACTGCAAGCAAAAGACTTGTTCTGCTGGAAAATGA
- the LOC107390574 gene encoding uncharacterized protein isoform X2 → MDSSQTDKKRATSPTQSTVSAQSYGSKDEPLNFRNAEQSGPNKQRPTSPTQSTVSAQSSRSKDEPLNFRNAEQSGPNKQRPTSPTQSTVSAQSSRSKDEPLNFRNPEQSGPNKQRPTSPTQSTVSAQSSRSKDEPLNFRNAEQSGPNKQRPTSPTQSTVSVQSSRSKDEPLNFRNAEQSEPNKQRPTSPTQSTVSAQSSRSKDEPLNFRNAEQSGPNKQRLTSPTQSTVSAQSSRSKDEPLNFRNPEQSGPNKQRPTSPTQSTVSAQSSRSKDEPLNFRNAEQSEPNKQRPTSPTQSTVSAQSSRSKDEPLNFRNAEQSGPNKQRPTSLTQSTVSAQSSRSKDEPLNFRNPEQSGPNKQRPTSPTQSTVSAQSSRSKDEPLNFRNAEQSGPNKQRPTSPTQSTVSAQSSRSKDEPLNFRNPEQSGPNKQRPTSPTQSTVSAQSSRSKDEPLNFRNAQQSGPKKQRPTSPTQSTVSAPNSRSNRVRANATLREIINATKSEIHGKPKLKDTGRKKVLSLYKTEVDQVQTDTELYKTDKNKEPEGELIKSYKDLFADSNNAVRTVLTRGVAGIGKTFQSKLFMVEWANQKSNKDIDIILPLQFDEMNVRREAQSMEDLLNNFFSDAKGPRFSIYDECKVAFVLDGLENCELPLNFKNSDVKDIKEKVSMDVLLTNLIKGNLLPKALLWIISQPSGVQKIPSEYISKITECRETKERRKKLALKLKKRVVKENKHIALKDEVNHPNQKNTEHIIRGKPNDEGTENGKHETTQLKSLTRVKDPAEIFKDENEKKIRTVLTIGEADVGKSYLMQKFITAWCKSDSQRSYFSPFLSWLSQAETNEDILFHFDFLKFNAVKKEKFSLVGLLNHFFAETKHCVISDYTKFNIVFVLDGLEAFQPPLNFDNNEILTDVREPASVDVLLTNLIRGNLLPSAKVWITSRSSADEKRPDIFDRLTEIREKPDITSHKKLKIQLKERFTHVCEGIDQQKISVLLNEIYTDLYIIEGERGDVNTQHEIKQVQDAKFKPAKEEKSIKYCDIFRLDSDNKPIKTVLTIGVAGIGKTFASVKYILDWAESVTNGDYYYIFPLPFRELNLRKEEEHSFEDLLHQFFPAMKTSEITDYDKYKILIILDGFDECRLDLKFNENDIWKDVKKPKSVSVLLSNLIQGHLLPEAQIWITSRPAASNSIPAETVDRLTEVRGFNDEQKEEYFRKRYSDKELAENIWSNVKKSRSIYIMCHIPLFCWITSKVMEDFNQQNEEIKELPKTLTDMYTHFLLLQCRQANVKYDTEEDESSQSCWNTRNKETVLSLGKLAFEALERGDLLFTEENLTDYGIDVTKAVVFSGLFTQIKREEHGVYQHKLFCFVHLSIQEFLAALYVSHSFSCNGDYLFIDHRTADSDLPASEFYKEAVDKATASEHGRWDLFLRFLLGLFVKTNQDLLQELIKRPETYEMNYKETVEYIKTKTKEDTSDPDENLNLFHCLNELNDHSLVNEIKTSIQSEKKEYEQFTHSQWSALTFVLLTSDETLEVFDLKKYLKSEKVLLGMLPVVRVSKSALLSWCELSEESCHGLTSSVLKNASSNLTDLDLSHNDLLDSGVEQLAEGLKSRHCKLEALILSGCQVTEKGCDFLASALKSNKASNLKKLDLSYNHPGENGMRVLNDVAADSHWKLETIRFDHDGPHRLKPGLKKYGADLKHCKQKTCSAGK, encoded by the exons TCAAACTGACAAGAAGAGAGCAACTTCACCTACACAGAGCACTGTGTCTGCGCAGAGTTACGGGTCCAAGGATGAACCACTAAACTTCAGGAATGCAGAACAAAG TGGACCTAACAAGCAGAGACCAACTTCACCTACACAGAGCACTGTGTCTGCGCAGAGTTCCAGGTCCAAGGATGAACCACTGAACTTCAGGAATGCAGAACAAAG TGGACCTAACAAGCAGAGACCAACTTCACCTACACAGAGCACTGTGTCTGCGCAGAGTTCCAGGTCCAAGGATGAACCACTGAACTTCAGGAATCCAGAACAAAG TGGACCTAACAAGCAGAGACCAACTTCACCTACACAGAGCACTGTGTCTGCGCAGAGTTCCAGGTCCAAGGATGAACCACTGAACTTCAGGAATGCAGAACAAAG TGGACCTAACAAGCAGAGACCAACTTCACCTACACAGAGCACTGTGTCTGTGCAGAGTTCCAGGTCCAAGGATGAACCACTGAACTTCAGGAATGCAGAACAAAG TGAACCTAACAAGCAGAGACCAACTTCACCTACACAGAGCACTGTGTCTGCGCAGAGTTCCAGGTCCAAGGATGAACCACTAAACTTCAGGAATGCAGAACAAAG TGGACCTAACAAGCAGAGACTAACTTCACCTACACAGAGCACTGTGTCTGCGCAGAGTTCCAGGTCCAAGGATGAACCACTGAACTTCAGGAATCCAGAACAAAG TGGACCTAACAAGCAGAGACCAACTTCGCCTACACAGAGCACTGTGTCTGCACAGAGTTCCAGGTCCAAGGATGAACCACTAAACTTCAGGAATGCAGAACAAAG TGAACCTAACAAGCAGAGACCAACTTCACCTACACAGAGCACTGTGTCTGCGCAGAGTTCCAGGTCCAAGGATGAACCACTAAACTTCAGGAATGCAGAACAAAG TGGACCTAACAAGCAGAGACCAACTTCACTTACACAGAGCACTGTGTCTGCGCAGAGTTCCAGGTCCAAGGATGAACCACTGAACTTCAGGAATCCAGAACAAAG TGGACCTAACAAGCAGAGACCAACTTCGCCTACACAGAGCACTGTGTCTGCACAGAGTTCCAGGTCCAAGGATGAACCACTAAACTTCAGGAATGCAGAACAAAG TGGACCTAACAAGCAGAGACCAACTTCACCTACACAGAGCACTGTGTCTGCGCAGAGTTCCAGGTCCAAGGATGAACCACTGAACTTCAGGAATCCAGAACAAAG TGGACCTAACAAGCAGAGACCAACTTCACCTACACAGAGCACTGTGTCTGCGCAGAGTTCCAGGTCCAAGGATGAACCACTGAACTTCAGGAATGCACAACAAAG TGGACCTAAAAAGCAGAGACCAACTTCGCCGACACAGAGCACTGTGTCTGCACCGAATTCCCGGTCCAATAGAGTTCGGGCCAATGCGACATTACGTGAAATAATCAATGCAACAAagtcag AGATCCATGGTAAACCTAAACTTAAAGACACCGGGAGGAAAAAGGTCTTGTCACTATACAAGACTGAAGTGGATCAGGTGCAGACGGACACAGAACTCTACAAGACTGATAAAAACAAAGAACCTGAGGGGGAACTGATAAAATCCTACAAGGATTTATTTGCCGACTCAAACAATGCTGTCCGAACGGTGCTTACAAGAGGGGTGGCAGGAATTGGTAAaacatttcagtcaaagttgttcATGGTTGAATGGGCAAACCAAAAATCCAACAAAGACATCGACATCATACTCCCACTTCAGTTTGATGAGATGAATGTCCGACGAGAAGCTCAAAGCATGGAAGATCTGCTCAATAATTTCTTCAGTGATGCCAAAGGACCAAGATTTTCTATTTATGATGAGTGCAAAGTAGCTTTCGTCCTGGATGGTTTGGAAAACTGTGAACTTCCTCTGAACTTCAAGAACAGTGATGTTAAAGATATCAAGGAGAAAGTATCAATGGATGTGCTGCTAACTAACCTCATCAAAGGAAACCTGCTTCCCAAAGCACTTCTCTGGATCATCTCTCAACCCTCAGGAGTTCAGAAGATTCCTTCTGAATATATCAGTAAAATTACAGAATGTCGAG AAACCAAGGAACGTCGGAAGAAGCTGGCATTAAAACTCAAAAAAAGAGTTGTAAAGGAAAACAAACACATCGCACTGAAGGACGAAGTCAATCACCCTAATCAGAAAAACACAGAGCATATCATCAGAGGAAAACCTAATGATGAGGGCACAGAGAATGGGAAACATGAAACAACTCAGTTAAAATCCTTAACTCGAGTGAAGGATCCGGCTGAAATCTTTAAAGATGAAAATGAGAAGAAAATCAGAACTGTTTTGACCATTGGAGAAGCAGATGTTGGAAAATCCTACCTTATGCAAAAATTTATTACTGCATGGTGCAAAAGTGACAGCCAGCGTTCGTACTTTTCTCCTTTTTTAAGTTGGTTGAGCCAAGCTGAAACAAATGAAGACATTTTGTTTCATTTTGATTTCCTAAAATTCAATgcagtaaaaaaagaaaaattcagtttggtgGGACTTCTTAACCACTTCTTTGCTGAAACCAAGCATTGTGTCATTTCCGATTATACCAAATTCAACATTGTATTTGTCTTGGATGGTCTGGAGGCTTTTCAACCTCCTCTGAACTTTGACAACAATGAGATCTTGACTGATGTCCGAGAGCCAGCCTCTGTGGATGTGTTATTGACAAACCTCATCAGAGGAAACCTGCTCCCATCAGCCAAAGTCTGGATAACCTCCCGATCTTCAGCTGATGAAAAGCGCCCTGACATTTTTGACAGGTTAACAGAAATAAGGG AGAAGCCTGATATTACAAGTCACAAAAAGCTCAAAATTCAACTGAAGGAGCGTTTTACCCACGTATGCGAAGGGATCGATCAGCAGAAAATATCTGTGCTTCTTAATGAGATCTACACAGACCTGTACATCATAGAGGGGGAGAGAGGAGATGTTAATACTCAGCATGAGATCAAACAGGTACAAGATGCAAAGTTCAAACCAGCAAAAGAAGAAAAATCCATCAAATATTGTGACATTTTCAGACTAGACTCTGATAATAAACCCATTAAAACAGTGCTGACAATCGGCGTGGCTGGCATAGGAAAAACGTTTGCTTCAGTGAAGTACATACTGGACTGGGCTGAGAGTGTCACCAATGGAGATTATTATTACATATTTCCACTTCCTTTTCGAGAGCTGAATCTGAGAAAAGAGGAAGAACACAGTTTTGAAGATCTTCTTCATCAGTTCTTCCCAGCTATGAAGACCTCAGAAATTACTGACTATGACAAGTACAAGATTCTAATCATTCTGGATGGTTTCGATGAATGTCGCCTTGATCTTAAGTTCAATGAAAATGATATTTGGAAAGATGTGAAGAAGCCAAAGTCAGTCAGTGTTCTGCTAAGTAATCTCATTCAGGGGCATCTGCTCCCTGAAGCTCAAATCTGGATCACCTCTCGACCAGCAGCATCCAACAGCATCCCTGCTGAGACAGTTGACCGATTGACAGAAGTGAGGGGATTCAATGATGAGCAAAAGGAAGAGTATTTCAGGAAGAGGTACAGTGATAAGGAGCTGGCTGAAAACATCTGGTCAAATGTAAAAAAATCGAGGAGCATTTACATCATGTGTCATATCCCTCTTTTCTGCTGGATAACATCAAAGGTTATGGAGGACTTTAACCAGCAAAATGAAGAGATCAAAGAGCTGCCAAAGACTCTGACTGATATGTACACACATTTCCTCCTGCTGCAGTGCAGACAGGCTAACGTGAAGTATGACACAGAAGAAGACGAGAGTTCTCAGTCATGCTGGAATACAAGAAATAAAGAAACCGTTTTATCTCTGGGGAAACTGGCCTTTGAGGCACTAGAAAGAGGAGACCTTCTCTTCACTGAAGAAAACCTGACAGATTACGGTATTGATGTCACAAAAGCTGTGGTCTTCTCTGGGTTGTTCACCCAGATAAAACGAGAAGAACATGGAGTGTACCAACACAAACTGTTCTGCTTTGTCCATTTAAGCATTCAAGAGTTCTTGGCAGCCCTTTACGTTTCTCATTCATTCAGTTGCAACGGTGATTATCTGTTCATCGATCATAGAACAGCCGACTCAGACCTGCCTGCCTCAGAGTTTTATAAGGAGGCGGTGGATAAGGCTACAGCAAGTGAACATGGTAGATGGGACCTGTTCCTTCGATTCCTGCTTGGCCTCTTTGTGAAAACCAATCAGGATCTACTTCAGGAGCTCATTAAAAGACCTGAAACTTATGAGATGAATTATAAGGAAACAGTTGAGTACATCAAAACCAAGACCAAAGAAGACACCAGTGATCCAGATGAAAACTTAAATCTTTTCCACTGCCTGAACGAGCTGAATGACCACTCTCTTGTTAACGAGATTAAAAcgtcaatccaatcagaaaaaaaggaaTATGAACAATTCACTCACTCACAGTGGTCAGCTCTGACTTTTGTGTTGTTGACATCAGATGAAACGCTTGAAGTGTTTGATCTTAAGAAGTACCTGAAATCAGAGAAAGTTCTTCTAGGAATGCTTCCAGTGGTCCGAGTCTCGAAATctgctct GCTGAGTTGGTGTGAACTCTCTGAAGAATCGTGTCATGGTTTGACATCCTCAGTTCTCAAGAATGCTTCCTCAAACCTCACAGACCTGGACCTGAGTCACAATGATCTACTGGATTCAGGTGTGGAGCAACTAGCTGAAGGACTGAAGAGTCGACACTGCAAACTGGAGGCACTGAT CTTATCAGGTTGCCAGGTGACTGAGAAAGGCTGTGATTTTCTGGCATCAGCACTCAAATCTAACAAAGCCTCCAACTTGAAGAAACTTGATCTGAGCTACAACCATCCAGGAGAAAATGGGATGAGAGTACTCAATGACGTTGCTGCTGACTCTCATTGGAAGCTTGAGACAATACG GTTTGACCACGACGGGCCACATCGGTTAAAGCCCGGGCTGAAGAAAT ATGGTGCAGATCTCAAACACTGCAAGCAAAAGACTTGTTCTGCTGGAAAATGA